Genomic segment of Benincasa hispida cultivar B227 chromosome 1, ASM972705v1, whole genome shotgun sequence:
ActaagaaattaaatattattaaaaaaataaaagagaagaagaagaagatccactacaagaaaaatcacTTTCAGTAACAAAAATCCAGTGATATAGGCAATATTTGTTGCTAAAGTTTGACTTATAGCGACGTTTTAAATTACATGTCACAGAATATTAGTATTAGCAACAAAATTTATCTTAGTGCCAACATAAAAATTTGTGACGTATATactgtgttgggattggtgtctaaATTCTTcaaagtctcgtagtttataatatatacacattgttaaataaaataagagttattttatctggcatttactcatatccaataaacaaaactccatagtaattgtatgtaaacttaagcatgtatatgagatatacaagtggatcatgccttaaggataatctaaataggtttgtagtataaggattaaggagggatacctgatcctagtgacactacggatacgacccactttgtagagatttgcaagtattgtgaactactacagatggtatatcctgaccattcatgtggagacatgcgagctggcgtgtcctatacaaagagtttgtataagaccgaaccataagatgactagtctctgtatataacgccgttgatactggagacttacatctcacttaaatgaccataagtgacatgaccttaatcctgagtgttttgggaactcctgcctttgagagcggtactttgattagtatgggtgagagtggccagattgctaactcaacatgcctacctttttgggacttgtctgatttgggagctgggaacttagttacacaagatgaaattcactccttccccaaagtagaggtaagtagatagattgctcccttaagggctgattccggggcttgaacatagtggccacaacttccctttggaagagatgactcagtcatagtaggactatgacttatgttcattagagggatcagtggtattgaaagagttagatgtaactacaggggcataatggttattggcctagctgtacttatgagcgatctgtgaagggttatcacactgttgattggttgatatggacacataatatatctatagtaaggagagttcagctatcagtctttagtgaagtgtctggcagttaacggatggtgaatcccatgactaaaaagtttagtcaattattcacgtactgttggagcttcaagctacaggtctataaggtcctcttagtagcttaatggattcaagttgagaatcagttcttggtgttgatttgaaaggttcagattgacaagaggaagttcgattatatatgatatgatcgatgtgatgtataagatacatcaaggtggaagattaatgtaaatgagatttacattaagtaccatgaaatagaaaaagagctatggtttatatgtttcatgagatgaaatattaaaactataggttataaatatagtatggtaagttggttatcatatatatttataataatattgattattggataattatctatttttctctaataaccaattgagtgggaggttatttatagtttcatgataaccgtgagataaaaggaaaaatgtttttctaaatttagtaGATTGGTGAGAGTTGCTATTCTTGGCAAGTTACTCATGATTGGCTAtcaagtgaatgagatttattAAACAACaactgaagagagactagacgatcgtggagtgacactacacgatagttcacttagctggccattagctaaatgatcgcgaagcttatgctaaacgatcgcataacatttgtcaaacgattgagcatcgtctatacaatagaccttgtcatcttccacttgctcaatcgtttacatgattgttcttcctctggtctcgtcctctaactaagttcacatagagcccacacttctggattctcacacagagaataccaaggtagccattgtggtggtgtcgtactcaactcgacatagttcgAGGTTTTTGAAGGTCATTCACTATGTTCGTGATTTCGGAGATCATTGAGTTCGTGATTGCTGTGATCATGCTGTGTTGCGGGCGTAGTGTTCGAGTATTCGGGTTTGCAGTCTTGCTGATTGAATGAGTGTTCgggatcgagggagtttgaagatgagtcttcaaagatatgATTCTTTATCTCTTGATCTTAtggaaaagcatgttgtaatttcccTGTAtgcatgaccagttagtttccgtttgtgtattgtaatttttgttgaaatacgaatgaaatttggaacgatcattttgttgctcatagaaatcctcatgtccgatttccttcataacGCTACTAAAAATTAGTAACTTTTAGCAACATATTACTTCGTTGCTGAAAGTGCAAAAAAATCAAGCGAATTTTTTTTGCCCAATTTCTCCCACTCGATTTTCCTCCTTGTTTTGCATCTTTCCCCCATTTTTTAATTTCCCCCTACGTGCTTTCCCTTCCCCTTTTTCCCCAAATTTCCTCCCATCTTTCCCCTTTGTTCGATTTCCCcttccattttattttcttctttttagcgTTTGTGGCTTCTTCTCATGATTCTCTGTGTTTTTTCCCCTCCATTACCTTCGTTTGTTTGTtcttaatttgtttttcttcaaaACTGAGTTATTAATTGCAGTGCTGGGGGTACCATTGAAGACCATTTTGAAGCTTCTTCGTCTTCAATGGTGGCTGACATTTGAATTTAGAAAGTGGAAGCTCCAATCTCTCTCTTTGTAggacttttgttttttttttttcttctaaagaaTTCTATTTGTATTCTTTGAATTTGTTGGTGTGATAATGATGGGGTTTCTCTTCTTAATTCGTTAGATTGTTTTCAAGGTTTCTCTATGTAATTAAAAATTCCTTGAAATTTTGGGTCTCCCTGAAACTAATTTTTCAGGAGAGGTTCCCTACTCAATTGGTGAAGCCGAGGCCTTGAGGTACTTAGACATTTCTTGCAATTTCAATGGTGAAATTCCtgaatcaataaactaaaactagGTTTAAAAGAGCTTTACTTCTATTACTTTTTAAACTGAAACTTTATGAAAAACCTAACCATATTTAGAAGCACAAGTTTGTCTAAATTgatttgtttgtatctaatgtcaaaatttataaaaagagaaaatcatAATGAATGAAATGAGGCTTAAAAGAGTTTTACttctatattatttatttactttttaacaACTAAAGTTTTTGGCTATTGTTGTTAATGTTGTAAAGTTTTTGGTTATTGTTGCTAATGTTACAAAGCTTCAATTGTTTTATAATCTTGACTATTGTAGTCTGGTAAGAGTtagaaaatatgtttatttgttAGAGTGCTTTGACTATCTTACAGTTATGGTAGTCATAACATAGTTATTGTTTATGATTTTATTGAGTTGTTATGATTTCTATTAGAGTTTTGATTAACCTACTTGCTTGTGTTGATAAGTTTTTTATGGTTTCCTTTGAGTTGTATGTGTttataaggtttttttttttttttttttaagttcttGTTTATGGTTTCTATTGTTTATGCATTTTATCAAATGAATATGGGTTCTATTAATCTTTTCTCTTAGTTTTGATATGCTTAACTTGCTTGGTAGATAAGTTCATTAATGGTTTTCAATGAATTGTTATGATTTCTATTAGAGCTTTGATAGGCTTACTTGCTTGGGATGATAAGTTTGTTTATGGTTTCCATTGATGATGAAATGGGGTAATTTTGTTGCAACTTTTTGGTGGGTCTTCTCTTCTTTTCGAACCCTTACTAAATGTTGTAAATTGATTTAAAACCACAAAGCAAGGTTTTGGGACTGTTTGGTAAATTTAATAAGTATGTAGCTCATTTTGAATAATTCTATACTAGATTAACATGTTTTTTAATTGTCTCTAACATTTGAAACTTATTGATGGTAGGTTCGAACTAGTTTTGGACTCCTTCGTACTCGTTTCAGCGAATAaggaagctttttttttttttttttgtacaatgTAGGTATTAAGCTTTTCATACCCTTAAGGACTTTGAATATAATTTCAATGTCActatataacataaaataacGACAAAATGTATGTTGCTAAAAGTACGCTTTTAATAACACGTTAGTATCAGTAAAAATCATGTTTTAGTGGTGTGTAGTGAGTATGTTTTGAAACTTTCGACTACGCGGTTACTGTGACATTCACAGCAACGTACCTCTACGTACAGCTAATACTTTTAGTGgcagttttttgtttttagcaaCATGTTTTACTCGTCActaaaagctatttttcttgtaaTGAGAAAGGGTGTGGAAAGCAGCTTGCATAGgcataaatatataataatatcttAGGGGACACAAAGTTTGCTTAATGTATTGAAGATGCAAAGTAGGAATAGAAACcctttcaattaattaatctaaagtTTGAGCCTCCCCACAATTTCTCTCTAGCTTTAAGTTGTTCTTTcaagataaaaaagaataaccaaataattaatctaaacataataatatattttcaaaacttgtaaACCTTTCAATTTGGTGATGCTAGACTTTTTAgtaacaaaatatttacatgaatatttgtagatttttttaattattatttttttctatatatattatattacttTGAATTCAAAGACTTTATTCTTGTTAATTGCCATCTTTCAACTCAAAACTCATGGATTTTTGTTATATGGTTCCAATAATCCAAAGGTTCATATCAATACATTctttccacttttttttttaaataaaaaagtgtATGATGATGTCACCTATTACTATAATTGATATTGATGGATCTTTTTTTTACCGGGAATATATATAGTGCTTGAATGGAAAATTGTTTGGAAACATATCTTTGTGTTCTTGCGTTTTTCATATAATTCCTTTCAATTATTAGGGAAaacatttaaatgaaaattgaaaagaaactttcactaaaaaaaaaaagttaatttgatagttattattcttaaaatCATTTTGAGATGTCAATAAAACTGTATGTATGTCTACTACATATATATGAGGcataatatatattaagtttTGATGCACAGTTTGAACCCTCATAATTACTTCACTTGTATTTTTTCTTGTTCTATTAAAAAAGTTTtgggctttaatatcggttgaaaGAAGTGAAAccagatgtataatgtcggttttaaaaaaACGGatatttaatgtcggtttttaaaccgacattaaagataggctacaatgtcgatttaaaaccaacattaaaggcctacatttatttcttttactttattaaaaaaaacatctttttCATTTCATATCAAATCTTCTCCCTCCTTTCACTTCTCTCTTACCAAACCCTCTCTTCTCCTTAGCTTGGCCGTGCGAATCAATTCCGATCCTCGTCGTCATCGACGTTGCTTGGATCTCTGTCATCGTTTGCATTCTTGGTGGTTGGTCATCGTCGTGGGTGTTCTTTCGATGGTTGGTCGCCGTCGTGGGTCTTCTTTTGGTGGTTCGATCTATAGATTTGGGTCATTGTTCGGTCCAGCTTGTTCCTGTCGTCATCACCGGCATGGTGGAGTTCACCATCCATGGATTCCGTTAGGGGTGGAGTTCTCTCTTCTCCTTGGATCTATAGATTCCAGTGGGTCAGCTCGCCGTCCTCTGTCTAGCTTGTTTCGGTCGTGGAGGTGGGTCGTCGACGTTGGATCTATAGATTTAGTTGTGGGTTTTTCCAATCCGATCGTCTATTTGCCTGATCTACTCGTGGGTCTTTCGATCCAGTCGTCAATATTGTACTTTTGCCAGATCTGTCATCTCAACTTTGTTCGCAAGGTCCGACATTCCAATCTTCGAGCTCCAAGTTCGAATCTATTCAAGTTTGTGGGTTATTTAAGTTGTTTGCTTGGAAAggtaaatttttctttttatatatattttcaatttagtaatttaaagttatttcattcattttattattattctaatGATTAagctttttgaaattttgaaatgttaggattaaattagttgaagaatACATACTTGGTTGGTAATCTTGCTTGGTGTGGTTTAAGTGtatatcaaaatccttttctttcaattatatataaactaatttggtcttacttggttgattaagtttgattggtgtggttcaaatgttatttcattaattttatttttattccaatgattaagcttcttgaaatttgttaatgttgGAATAAAATTAGTTCAAGAATATGTACTTGGTTAATATTCttgcttggtgtggttcaagtgtatatTAGAACCAATTTGTTAAAGTTTTAGGTCTTATTGttgattatgattaaatttacAAGCTTACTGTTACGCAATTTTTCCTTAttattgtttgtcttttttgtagattaagttgcatattttacaatcatggataagtcatggatgaaaataaatagaatatCAGCTAAGTATGGTTTAGGGGTtgagatgtttattaaaaattgtctacaacattcaaatataccgaatgtcatgagttgtccatgtttgaagtgtATGAATGCAAAGATTCTAAATGTGAACACAATAAGagatctcttttttttttttaatggtatagatcaaagttatcagacatggatttttcatggtgaatcattaccgattaagagaacaatgaaaatgtgtctactagtgaaagagaaaaagttgatgaggatgatgttgatATTGATGATACAATTAGAATGTTTGAGGCTGCACACAactatttttaatgaaaaaatcgataattttgaagaattattagatgatgTGAAGAAACCATTGTACCCAAATTGTAAAAATTTTACCAAAATATCTACAAtggtaaagttatataatttgaaagctaaatttggatggagcgataagagtttcattgagttgttggaattaattcatgacatgttacctagtcctaatgaaattccaacttctactaatgaagcaaaaaagatgttggtactcttggaatgaagtacggagaagattcatgcatgtagcAACGATTGTTGCTTATTTAGAAAAGAACTCTCTAATATAAATGTATGCCCTATTTGTGGTATGTCAAAATGGAAGcttcataaaaatttaaaggaaagGGCTAAAAATATCCCAGCAAAATTCATGTGGTATTTTTTTCCCaattccaagatttgaaagaatgtttcaAAGCAAAGAAACATCAAGTTTATTGACATGGCAATGCTAAAAAAAAGAAGCAgatagttttttaaaacatctCAAAGATGCCTTATCATggaaaaatagacaatttgtggCCAGAGTTTGGGTCAGAATCTAGAAATCTTCGTCTTGCTCTTTCGATATATGGCACATGGAGATCTTAGTagtagatatagttgttggccaATGATGTTAGTGACATACAATCTACTTCAATGGTTGTACATGAAGCgaaaattttttatgttgactGCACTAATATCTGGTCCTAAACAACCGAGAAAT
This window contains:
- the LOC120090877 gene encoding uncharacterized protein LOC120090877, which produces MVGRRRGSSFGGSIYRFGSLFGPACSCRHHRHGGVHHPWIPLGVEFSLLLGSIDSSGSARRPLSSLFRSWRWVVDVGSIDLVVGFSNPIVYLPDLLVGLSIQSSILYFCQICHLNFVRKVRHSNLRAPSSNLFKFVGYLSCLLGKVKLINKESELEH